In one window of Desulforhabdus amnigena DNA:
- a CDS encoding dihydrolipoamide acetyltransferase family protein produces the protein MIKNLFIPKLGMTMEKGRIAQWTANDGDQVQAEQVVLILETEKVAHEIAAPISGILAILGKAGDEYPCGTVVGVVAETAQEYEAVKKNPAAYAASTEAGASSDEAEALEHRDLPVEIPIQVEIGARERIRISPLARKLAQMQELDISVLTGSGPEGRIVKRDIEQAVEAREQKKATSEPAPVSRAVSAPVSAEVCAGKRVRAVIPLTGMRKRIADNLHKSTSTTSRVSAMVEFDMTELVNLRSHYVSKAPILGFKITYTDLFIYMAAKALKAVPIINSSLVGDEIKLWEDINIGFAVSVMKGADESGLLVPVIRNADRMTLGQISRARKDLMDKARAGTISLDELTGGTFTITNTGTFTSLWHIQTPIINLPEAAILGTSSIVERPVVINGEIAIRPIMPMSFAFDHRVMDGAPPAQFMGLLQQMIEDPWMILM, from the coding sequence TTGATCAAAAATTTATTCATACCGAAGCTGGGTATGACTATGGAGAAAGGAAGAATCGCCCAGTGGACGGCCAACGATGGTGATCAGGTGCAGGCGGAGCAGGTTGTCCTGATCCTTGAAACGGAGAAGGTCGCCCATGAAATCGCGGCTCCCATTTCCGGAATCCTGGCCATTCTGGGGAAGGCCGGTGATGAGTATCCCTGTGGGACGGTTGTCGGTGTGGTCGCTGAAACCGCACAAGAATATGAAGCCGTGAAGAAGAACCCAGCCGCGTATGCTGCTTCAACCGAAGCCGGTGCGTCATCCGATGAAGCAGAGGCTCTGGAGCACAGAGATCTTCCTGTCGAGATCCCGATCCAGGTAGAGATCGGCGCACGGGAAAGGATCCGAATCTCTCCTCTGGCCAGAAAGCTTGCCCAGATGCAAGAGCTCGACATTTCCGTTCTGACCGGCTCAGGGCCCGAAGGCAGGATTGTCAAGCGGGATATCGAGCAGGCCGTGGAAGCTCGAGAACAGAAAAAGGCGACCAGTGAGCCTGCTCCCGTTTCCAGAGCGGTCTCCGCGCCCGTATCGGCGGAGGTTTGCGCCGGCAAGCGGGTCAGGGCCGTTATTCCGCTCACCGGCATGCGAAAGAGGATCGCGGATAACCTCCATAAAAGCACCTCGACGACCTCTCGCGTTTCGGCAATGGTGGAATTCGACATGACGGAGCTTGTGAATCTCCGGAGCCATTATGTCAGCAAAGCCCCGATCCTGGGCTTCAAGATTACCTACACGGATTTGTTCATCTATATGGCTGCAAAGGCACTCAAAGCTGTTCCGATCATCAACTCGAGCCTCGTCGGTGATGAGATCAAATTGTGGGAAGACATCAATATCGGCTTTGCCGTATCGGTGATGAAGGGTGCAGATGAAAGCGGCCTTCTGGTACCGGTCATCCGCAATGCCGATCGGATGACTCTCGGGCAGATCAGCAGGGCCAGAAAGGACCTGATGGACAAAGCCAGGGCAGGAACGATATCCCTGGACGAATTGACGGGAGGCACGTTTACGATCACCAATACTGGCACGTTCACTTCTCTCTGGCACATTCAGACTCCCATCATCAATCTACCGGAAGCTGCAATCCTCGGTACGTCCTCCATTGTCGAACGGCCCGTCGTCATAAACGGTGAGATCGCCATCAGGCCGATTATGCCCATGTCCTTTGCCTTTGACCATCGCGTCATGGATGGCGCGCCCCCCGCTCAGTTCATGGGACTGTTGCAGCAAATGATCGAGGATCCATGGATGATCCTGATGTAG